One genomic region from Curtobacterium sp. 9128 encodes:
- a CDS encoding substrate-binding domain-containing protein encodes MKRISAVMGITVAVAASALVLAGCSSQGGRVASSGDDSAGGTSKDSGLTIALVTHAAPGDTFWDIVRKGAEDAAKKDGVKLLYASDPDGSKQAQLVQQYTDQKVDGIAVSLAKPDALKSSVQAAEKAGIPVVSFNSGSDAYSALGILAHFGQDESVAGEAVGNELKKQGLAKPICVIQEQGNVALEARCGGIKKVLPDTQTLYVNGTDNSAVQSTVTAKLQADSDADVIVGLGAPYTAVILKAVKAAGSDIKVASFDLNATLAKSIKSGDVLFTVDQQPFMQGYESIDSIVLYKQGGFVLGGGKPTLTGPAIVDKSNIGKVLQYAEDGLR; translated from the coding sequence GTGAAGCGCATCTCTGCAGTCATGGGCATCACCGTCGCAGTCGCGGCGAGTGCCCTCGTCCTCGCCGGTTGTTCCTCGCAGGGGGGTCGTGTCGCGTCGAGCGGCGACGACTCCGCCGGCGGGACCAGCAAGGACTCCGGGCTGACGATCGCCCTCGTCACCCACGCCGCTCCCGGCGACACGTTCTGGGACATCGTCCGCAAGGGCGCCGAGGACGCCGCCAAGAAGGACGGGGTCAAGCTCCTGTACGCGTCCGACCCGGACGGGTCGAAGCAGGCGCAGCTCGTCCAGCAGTACACCGACCAGAAGGTGGACGGCATCGCGGTCTCCCTCGCGAAGCCCGACGCTCTGAAGAGCTCGGTGCAGGCGGCGGAGAAGGCGGGCATCCCCGTCGTCTCGTTCAACTCCGGCAGCGACGCCTACTCGGCGCTCGGGATCCTCGCGCACTTCGGCCAGGACGAGTCCGTCGCCGGTGAGGCCGTCGGCAACGAGCTGAAGAAGCAGGGACTCGCCAAGCCGATCTGCGTCATCCAGGAACAGGGAAACGTCGCACTCGAAGCCCGCTGCGGCGGCATCAAGAAGGTCCTGCCGGACACCCAGACGCTCTACGTCAACGGCACGGACAACAGCGCGGTGCAGTCCACCGTCACCGCGAAGCTCCAGGCGGACAGCGACGCCGACGTCATCGTCGGCCTCGGCGCTCCGTACACCGCGGTGATCCTCAAGGCGGTGAAGGCCGCCGGCAGCGACATCAAGGTGGCGTCCTTCGACCTCAACGCGACGCTCGCGAAGAGCATCAAATCCGGCGACGTCCTGTTCACGGTGGACCAGCAGCCGTTCATGCAGGGCTACGAGTCGATCGACTCGATCGTGCTCTACAAGCAGGGCGGATTCGTGCTCGGCGGTGGCAAGCCGACCCTGACCGGACCGGCGATCGTGGACAAGTCGAACATCGGCAAGGTCCTGCAGTACGCCGAGGACGGTCTGCGATGA
- a CDS encoding sugar porter family MFS transporter, which translates to MSGQGQPRGTLELPPLTTGPHRKRIGLISVVACLGGLLFGYDTGVSNGAEISIQSQLGLDDIGLGVVISSLVFAAAVGGLVGGPVSDRIGRRSTIIVMAVFFFCGTLLAVFSPNFEVLLAGRIAVGLAVGAASIVVPVYLAELAPLEIRGMITGRNELAIVSGQLAAFVINAVIGIVLGDEGGVWRVMFFICAIPAAALFIGMLRMPESPRWLVEHGHDERALAVLKTVRNEDRAAVELEEIRQITSEEPSETRLNGLKALLSSRWLIRIVLIGCGVAIAQQVTGINSIMYYGQRILIQSGFGANAALIANIAPGILAVVGGIIALRNMDRVDRRKTFILGLSLTTTCHILIGVSSLVIPDGNPIRPYVLLFLICAFVLSMQSCLNIAVWVWLAEIFPLNMRGLGTGIAAFAGWLMNGVLALYVPSLIEGIGITGTFFLFAVIGGIALLFIVTQVPETRGWSLEKLEEEVTTGAIYIDTIKGKAKRAGRDDH; encoded by the coding sequence ATGTCTGGACAAGGACAACCGCGCGGAACGCTCGAACTCCCGCCGTTGACGACCGGACCGCACCGCAAGCGGATCGGTCTCATCTCGGTCGTGGCCTGCCTCGGCGGCCTGCTCTTCGGGTACGACACCGGCGTCAGCAACGGCGCCGAGATCTCGATCCAGTCGCAGCTGGGTCTCGACGACATCGGCCTCGGTGTCGTCATCTCCTCGCTCGTCTTCGCGGCCGCGGTCGGTGGCCTGGTCGGAGGCCCGGTGTCCGACCGGATCGGACGCCGGTCGACCATCATCGTGATGGCGGTCTTCTTCTTCTGCGGGACGCTGCTCGCGGTGTTCTCGCCCAACTTCGAGGTGCTGCTCGCCGGCCGCATCGCGGTCGGGCTCGCGGTCGGCGCAGCGTCGATCGTCGTCCCCGTGTACCTGGCCGAACTCGCGCCGCTCGAGATCCGGGGCATGATCACGGGCCGCAACGAGCTGGCGATCGTGAGCGGGCAGCTCGCCGCGTTCGTCATCAACGCGGTCATCGGGATCGTGCTCGGCGACGAGGGCGGCGTCTGGCGCGTGATGTTCTTCATCTGCGCGATCCCGGCGGCCGCACTCTTCATCGGCATGCTCCGGATGCCGGAGTCCCCGCGCTGGTTGGTCGAGCACGGCCACGACGAGCGTGCCCTGGCGGTGCTGAAGACGGTCCGGAACGAGGACCGCGCGGCGGTCGAGCTCGAGGAGATCCGCCAGATCACCTCCGAGGAGCCGAGCGAGACGCGGCTGAACGGGCTGAAGGCGCTGCTCTCCAGCCGCTGGCTCATCCGGATCGTGCTGATCGGCTGCGGCGTGGCCATCGCCCAGCAGGTCACCGGGATCAACTCGATCATGTACTACGGCCAGCGCATCTTGATCCAGTCCGGCTTCGGGGCGAATGCCGCCCTGATCGCGAACATCGCACCCGGGATCCTGGCGGTCGTCGGCGGGATCATCGCGCTCCGCAACATGGACCGCGTCGACCGGCGGAAGACGTTCATCCTCGGCCTGTCGCTCACGACCACGTGCCACATCCTGATCGGTGTCTCGTCGCTGGTGATCCCGGACGGCAACCCGATCCGGCCGTACGTGCTGCTGTTCCTGATCTGCGCGTTCGTGCTGTCGATGCAGTCCTGCCTGAACATCGCCGTGTGGGTCTGGCTCGCCGAGATCTTCCCGTTGAACATGCGCGGACTCGGGACCGGCATCGCGGCGTTCGCCGGCTGGCTGATGAACGGCGTGCTGGCGCTCTACGTGCCGTCGCTCATCGAGGGCATCGGCATCACCGGGACGTTCTTCCTCTTCGCCGTCATCGGCGGCATCGCGCTCCTGTTCATCGTCACCCAGGTCCCCGAGACCCGCGGCTGGTCGCTCGAGAAGCTCGAGGAGGAGGTCACGACCGGCGCGATCTACATCGACACGATCAAGGGCAAGGCGAAGCGGGCCGGTCGCGACGATCACTGA
- a CDS encoding LacI family DNA-binding transcriptional regulator, which produces MADDGSTGTARRATMRDVAVRAAVSKSLVSLAFSSPESVSQERLRRILDAADALGFRPNRVARSLNGARDDFVGILVADSRNPVFAEVVDAARLSLSAGGRLGLMTSAVLPGAGARLDLEAVAMLGDLQPSGLIVVGSVPSMDRVVEAMGSARIVIASARPERLAGAATVRGDDEVGVRLVVDHLAALGHRRIGHVGGAGGRVASGRADAFVAAMRERGLDAELVAESDFSEAAGFRAAQALLDLDGPPTAITAVNDLAAIGVTAALRQRGLTDSVAVTGYDNTYLAALGAVELTSVDPDNATIGHRAAELLLSDENPGEVLVAPTLRIRASSVPVRG; this is translated from the coding sequence ATGGCTGACGACGGGTCCACAGGAACGGCGCGGCGCGCGACCATGCGCGACGTCGCCGTCCGCGCGGCCGTGTCGAAGTCGCTGGTGTCGCTCGCGTTCAGTTCGCCGGAGTCGGTCAGTCAGGAGCGGCTCCGGCGGATCCTGGACGCGGCGGACGCGCTCGGGTTCCGCCCGAACCGGGTCGCCCGGTCGTTGAACGGGGCGCGGGACGACTTCGTCGGGATCCTCGTCGCCGATTCCCGGAACCCGGTGTTCGCCGAGGTGGTGGATGCGGCCAGGCTCTCGTTGTCGGCCGGTGGCCGCCTCGGGCTGATGACGAGCGCGGTGCTCCCCGGCGCGGGTGCCCGCCTGGACCTCGAGGCGGTCGCCATGCTCGGCGACCTGCAGCCTTCAGGGCTCATCGTCGTGGGGTCGGTGCCGAGCATGGACCGCGTGGTGGAGGCCATGGGGTCCGCCAGGATCGTCATCGCCAGTGCCAGGCCGGAGCGGCTCGCCGGCGCCGCGACCGTGCGCGGGGACGACGAGGTCGGAGTCCGGCTCGTCGTGGACCACCTCGCCGCTCTGGGCCACCGTCGGATCGGGCACGTCGGGGGCGCCGGCGGTCGGGTGGCATCAGGGCGCGCCGATGCGTTCGTCGCGGCGATGCGGGAGCGTGGCCTCGACGCCGAACTCGTCGCCGAGAGCGACTTCTCCGAGGCGGCCGGCTTCCGTGCGGCGCAGGCGCTCCTGGACCTCGACGGTCCACCGACCGCGATCACGGCGGTGAACGACCTGGCCGCGATCGGGGTGACGGCCGCGCTGCGGCAGCGCGGCCTGACGGACTCGGTCGCCGTCACCGGGTACGACAACACCTACCTGGCCGCACTGGGGGCCGTCGAGCTGACCTCGGTCGACCCCGACAACGCCACGATCGGACACCGCGCGGCCGAGCTGCTGCTCTCCGACGAGAACCCGGGCGAGGTGCTCGTCGCACCCACCCTGCGGATCCGGGCGTCGTCCGTGCCCGTGCGCGGCTGA
- a CDS encoding Gfo/Idh/MocA family oxidoreductase: MAENSAPRTVGVGLISVGWMGRLHSRSYALLPILYPELGIRPRLVAAADVAPAGRDYAADVLGYEKVVSDYREVLNDPEVEVVSICAPNSLHAEIGIAAAEAGKPFWIEKPVGRGASETEAVAAAADAAGVATTIGFNYRHVPAVQHARQLVLDGALGRITNVRGRFFGGFSSNPEDPLTWRFVRATSGSGVLGDLMGHLVDLMHYVLGPIGSISAATGTYLTERPGLPGTPDAGKLLPVENEDYATMLVRFDESAVGAGAIGNLEASRIAVGPRSEYAFEVFGTEGSVRWDFERLNELEVALARTGQHVGYTRAFADGYFPDYSRFQPSSGTSMGYDDLKVIEAAKFLTAATGGEATGSNIHDAVASARVLSAAEESAESGRWVDLPVEPGATANVRATAVHAAEGARA; encoded by the coding sequence GTGGCAGAGAACAGCGCGCCCCGCACCGTCGGTGTCGGACTCATCAGCGTCGGGTGGATGGGGCGACTGCACTCCCGCTCCTACGCCCTCCTTCCGATCCTCTACCCGGAGCTCGGCATCCGCCCGCGCCTGGTCGCCGCCGCGGACGTCGCACCAGCCGGCCGGGACTACGCCGCGGACGTCCTCGGGTACGAGAAGGTCGTCTCCGACTACCGCGAGGTCCTGAACGACCCCGAGGTCGAGGTCGTCTCGATCTGCGCCCCGAACTCCCTGCACGCGGAGATCGGCATCGCCGCCGCCGAGGCCGGCAAGCCGTTCTGGATCGAGAAGCCCGTCGGCCGTGGCGCATCCGAGACCGAGGCCGTCGCCGCCGCCGCGGACGCGGCCGGGGTCGCCACGACGATCGGCTTCAACTACCGGCACGTACCCGCCGTGCAGCACGCCCGCCAGCTCGTCCTCGACGGCGCGCTCGGCCGGATCACGAACGTACGGGGACGGTTCTTCGGAGGGTTCTCCTCGAACCCCGAGGACCCGCTGACCTGGCGCTTCGTCCGTGCCACCTCGGGCAGCGGCGTCCTCGGCGACCTGATGGGGCACCTCGTCGACCTCATGCACTACGTCCTCGGCCCGATCGGATCGATCTCCGCCGCCACGGGCACCTACCTCACCGAGCGACCCGGGCTCCCCGGCACGCCCGACGCCGGCAAGCTGCTCCCCGTCGAGAACGAGGACTACGCCACGATGCTCGTCCGCTTCGACGAGTCCGCGGTCGGGGCCGGTGCGATCGGCAACCTCGAGGCGTCACGCATCGCGGTCGGTCCGCGCTCCGAGTACGCGTTCGAGGTCTTCGGCACCGAGGGGTCGGTCCGGTGGGACTTCGAGCGGCTCAACGAGCTCGAGGTGGCCCTCGCCCGGACCGGGCAGCACGTCGGCTACACCCGCGCGTTCGCCGACGGGTACTTCCCGGACTACTCCCGCTTCCAGCCGAGTTCCGGCACGAGCATGGGCTACGACGACCTCAAGGTGATCGAGGCCGCCAAGTTCCTCACCGCCGCGACCGGAGGCGAGGCCACCGGGTCCAACATCCACGACGCCGTCGCCTCGGCCCGCGTGCTGAGTGCCGCCGAGGAGTCCGCGGAGTCCGGCCGCTGGGTCGACCTGCCCGTCGAACCCGGTGCCACCGCCAACGTCCGCGCGACCGCTGTCCACGCCGCAGAAGGGGCACGCGCATGA
- a CDS encoding sugar phosphate isomerase/epimerase, with translation MSLRIATAPISWGVSEVDGWGYQLPPERVLAEMTSLGFEATELGAQGFLPPAPEDKAARLAEFGMTAIGSFVPVIAHQPGIDPLPRIEQELADYAASGATVLVVCADSEQTGYDAQREPLTDEQWATLFANLDRITEAAAAVGVTATLHPHVGTVVETKEDVDAVLAGSTIPFCFDTGHLFLGGTDPVRFAAEHTDRIAYMHLKDVSLDGMRRVADGEISYFDAIKADLLYRPVGQGDVDIRAILTSMVQAGFDGWIVLEQDKVVLEEPAAGTGPIADARASVEYVRALVAELEAAEVAR, from the coding sequence ATGAGCCTCCGCATCGCCACCGCACCGATCTCCTGGGGAGTCAGCGAGGTGGACGGCTGGGGCTACCAGCTGCCGCCGGAGCGCGTCCTGGCCGAGATGACCTCCCTCGGGTTCGAGGCCACCGAGCTCGGCGCCCAGGGCTTCCTGCCCCCGGCACCCGAGGACAAGGCAGCCCGCCTGGCCGAGTTCGGCATGACCGCGATCGGCAGTTTCGTGCCGGTCATCGCGCACCAGCCCGGCATCGACCCGCTGCCGCGCATCGAGCAGGAGCTCGCGGACTACGCGGCTTCGGGGGCGACCGTGCTCGTGGTCTGCGCCGACAGCGAGCAGACCGGGTACGACGCCCAGCGCGAGCCGCTCACCGACGAGCAGTGGGCCACCCTGTTCGCGAACCTCGACCGCATCACCGAGGCCGCGGCGGCCGTCGGCGTCACCGCGACGCTGCACCCACACGTCGGCACGGTCGTCGAGACCAAGGAGGACGTCGACGCCGTCCTCGCCGGCTCCACGATCCCGTTCTGCTTCGACACCGGGCACCTGTTCCTCGGCGGGACGGACCCCGTCCGCTTCGCCGCCGAGCACACCGACCGCATCGCCTACATGCACCTCAAGGACGTGTCGCTCGACGGCATGCGCCGGGTCGCGGACGGCGAGATCAGCTACTTCGACGCGATCAAGGCCGACCTGCTCTACCGCCCGGTCGGCCAGGGCGACGTGGACATCCGCGCGATCCTGACGAGCATGGTCCAGGCCGGCTTCGACGGCTGGATCGTCCTGGAGCAGGACAAGGTCGTGCTCGAGGAGCCGGCCGCCGGTACGGGCCCGATCGCGGACGCCCGTGCAAGCGTCGAGTACGTCCGCGCCCTCGTCGCCGAGCTCGAGGCCGCCGAGGTCGCACGGTGA
- a CDS encoding Gfo/Idh/MocA family oxidoreductase: MRIGVAGLGRIGTMHARNLARTAGVDEVVLVGRDPGRTEAVRKHLDEQRGDEQGWAALSTTVDPLADVLPSLDGVLVASATDTHAELARVVADSHTPLLIEKPLALGVDELTELSRDLDATGTPIMVAFHRRYDPGYQRLRQHVLDGDVGTLRLVQATENDHYALPIDYIPQSHGMWLDLLVHDFDIIPWTVGDPIVEVSMIGSVLDEPVYGEHEDTDTAMVTLRFASGAVGSIGALRRSDAGQDVRLEVTGSKGAFGAGYGPRTPITSTEPGGTAPSDPYDTFGDRFVPAFEEEIAHFVRMVRGASESLTPPAAGLVATALAEAAAESFHTGRPVRPRTTA, translated from the coding sequence GTGAGGATCGGCGTCGCCGGGCTCGGCCGCATCGGCACGATGCATGCGCGGAACCTCGCGCGGACCGCGGGCGTCGACGAGGTCGTCCTCGTCGGCCGCGACCCCGGCAGGACCGAGGCGGTCCGGAAGCATCTCGACGAGCAGCGCGGAGACGAGCAGGGCTGGGCGGCGCTCTCCACCACGGTCGACCCGCTCGCCGACGTGCTCCCGTCGCTCGACGGTGTGCTCGTCGCATCCGCGACCGACACGCACGCCGAGCTCGCCCGTGTCGTCGCGGACTCGCACACCCCGCTGCTCATCGAGAAGCCCCTGGCACTCGGCGTCGACGAGCTGACCGAGCTCTCCCGCGACCTCGACGCGACGGGGACGCCGATCATGGTCGCGTTCCACCGTCGCTACGACCCGGGCTACCAGCGGCTCCGGCAGCACGTCCTCGACGGCGACGTCGGGACGCTCCGACTCGTCCAGGCGACGGAGAACGACCACTACGCCCTGCCGATCGACTACATCCCGCAGTCGCACGGCATGTGGCTCGACCTGCTCGTCCACGACTTCGACATCATCCCCTGGACGGTCGGCGACCCGATCGTCGAGGTCTCGATGATCGGGTCTGTGCTCGACGAGCCGGTCTACGGCGAGCACGAGGACACCGACACCGCGATGGTGACGCTGCGCTTCGCTTCCGGCGCGGTCGGCAGCATCGGCGCACTCCGCCGCAGCGACGCCGGCCAGGACGTCCGGCTCGAGGTCACCGGCTCGAAGGGCGCGTTCGGCGCCGGCTACGGCCCGCGCACCCCGATCACCTCGACGGAGCCGGGCGGGACCGCGCCGTCTGACCCGTACGACACGTTCGGCGACCGCTTCGTCCCCGCGTTCGAGGAGGAGATCGCCCACTTCGTCCGGATGGTCCGCGGAGCGTCGGAGAGCCTCACGCCGCCCGCAGCCGGACTCGTCGCCACCGCGCTCGCCGAGGCCGCCGCGGAGTCGTTCCACACCGGGCGTCCCGTCCGGCCCCGCACCACCGCGTAG
- the iolG gene encoding inositol 2-dehydrogenase codes for MTQQTRIGLFGTGRIGQVHAMSVAAIDDAELAWVCDPFVEGAERTAAEYGGRVSTDPAEVFASGEVDAVIIAAPTATHVDLIDAAIDAGVPVLCEKPIDLDLARVDRLREKAAAATVPIVLGFNRRFDRHFAELHRRVTAGEIGTLEQLLITSRDPAEPPAAYLAASGGIFRDMTIHDLDMARFFVPEIVEVTARGANTFSASAREFGDFDSAVVTLRGANDELVAITNSRHASYGYDQRFEVFGSEGLLQVGNQTDTLVRHWGAGAVESLEPYQNFFLQRYAEAYRLEVVEFLKAARGEPSRSPGFEDGRAALVLADAADRSARTGASVAVDLSR; via the coding sequence ATGACGCAACAGACCCGGATCGGCCTCTTCGGCACCGGTCGCATCGGACAGGTCCACGCCATGAGCGTCGCCGCCATCGACGACGCGGAGCTCGCGTGGGTCTGTGACCCGTTCGTCGAGGGCGCCGAGCGCACGGCAGCCGAGTACGGCGGCAGGGTCAGCACGGACCCGGCCGAGGTGTTCGCCTCGGGGGAGGTCGACGCCGTCATCATCGCGGCTCCGACCGCGACGCACGTCGACCTCATCGACGCTGCGATCGACGCCGGTGTCCCGGTGCTCTGCGAGAAGCCGATCGACCTCGACCTGGCTCGCGTCGACCGGCTGCGCGAGAAGGCAGCGGCGGCGACCGTGCCGATCGTGCTCGGGTTCAACCGCCGGTTCGACCGGCACTTCGCCGAACTGCACCGCCGGGTGACGGCGGGGGAGATCGGCACGCTCGAACAGCTGCTCATCACGAGCCGCGACCCCGCCGAGCCGCCGGCGGCGTACCTCGCCGCATCGGGCGGGATCTTCCGGGACATGACCATCCACGACCTCGACATGGCGCGGTTCTTCGTGCCGGAGATCGTCGAGGTCACCGCCCGCGGTGCGAACACCTTCAGTGCGTCTGCCAGGGAGTTCGGGGACTTCGACTCGGCGGTCGTCACCCTGCGCGGGGCGAACGACGAGCTGGTCGCCATCACGAACTCGCGGCATGCCTCGTACGGGTACGACCAACGGTTCGAGGTCTTCGGCTCGGAGGGGCTGCTCCAGGTCGGCAACCAGACGGACACCCTCGTGCGGCACTGGGGAGCGGGAGCGGTCGAGTCGCTCGAGCCGTACCAGAACTTCTTCCTGCAGCGGTACGCCGAGGCGTACCGGCTCGAGGTCGTCGAATTCCTGAAGGCGGCCAGGGGCGAGCCGTCGCGCAGCCCCGGCTTCGAAGACGGTCGCGCGGCGCTCGTGCTCGCCGACGCCGCCGACCGGTCAGCGCGGACGGGTGCGTCCGTCGCGGTGGACCTGTCACGATGA
- a CDS encoding sugar phosphate isomerase/epimerase family protein, with the protein MSRVSQDLVATCWTTAGTAVPDGPSERSSFSARERVSAAADAGFVGLGFVVDDLEVVRDSIGFEALREHAERVGIRHLEVELVKDWWRDPDERPWRARWELLAEAARVFGSPMVKIAPPPAPTVDSLEPYVGPFRRLADEAAGIGTRLALEPLPFAGISSMPQGSELVRAVDHPHAGLVVDSWHVFRAGTSLDELRHTLDPATVVGVEVNDADALPQPGLSLFEDTRDNRRYPGEGAQDVVGFLRTMAEVGWSGPWGVEMLSTEHRAKSLADALDAARDTTLRCLRLAGADRQPA; encoded by the coding sequence ATGAGCCGGGTCAGCCAGGACCTCGTCGCGACGTGCTGGACGACGGCCGGGACCGCGGTGCCGGACGGTCCGTCGGAGCGGAGCTCGTTCTCGGCGCGCGAACGGGTCAGCGCCGCGGCCGACGCCGGGTTCGTCGGTCTCGGGTTCGTCGTCGACGACCTGGAGGTCGTCCGCGACTCGATCGGGTTCGAGGCGCTCCGCGAACACGCCGAGCGGGTCGGCATCCGGCATCTCGAGGTGGAGCTGGTGAAGGACTGGTGGCGTGACCCGGACGAGCGTCCGTGGCGTGCCCGGTGGGAGCTGCTGGCCGAGGCCGCACGGGTGTTCGGCAGCCCGATGGTGAAGATCGCACCGCCGCCCGCGCCCACGGTGGACTCGCTCGAACCGTACGTCGGACCGTTCCGGCGCCTGGCCGACGAGGCTGCGGGGATCGGCACCCGTCTCGCGCTCGAGCCGCTCCCGTTCGCCGGGATCTCCTCGATGCCGCAGGGATCGGAGCTCGTCCGTGCGGTCGACCACCCGCACGCCGGGTTGGTCGTCGATTCGTGGCACGTCTTCCGGGCGGGGACGTCCCTCGACGAACTCCGTCACACGCTCGATCCGGCGACCGTGGTCGGGGTCGAGGTGAACGACGCCGACGCACTGCCGCAGCCGGGTCTGAGCCTGTTCGAGGACACCCGCGACAACCGGCGGTACCCAGGAGAGGGCGCGCAGGACGTCGTCGGGTTCCTCCGCACGATGGCCGAGGTCGGGTGGTCGGGGCCGTGGGGTGTCGAGATGCTCTCCACCGAGCATCGTGCGAAGTCGCTCGCCGATGCGCTCGACGCCGCACGGGACACGACGCTGCGGTGCCTCCGGCTCGCCGGGGCCGACCGCCAACCAGCCTGA
- the iolB gene encoding 5-deoxy-glucuronate isomerase, with amino-acid sequence MVDPQVLKHGAWDVITPEIAGWEYVTFQVKTFGDGETVELAADGNERAFVNLHGDLVLTVGGVEYRIGGRDTVFDGLGHTLYVPRDTAVTVTATPGAELAIASAPATEQHEVVLVTPDDVGSATRGAGNATRQVSTPMSPDFPADRLHVVEVWTPGGNWSSFPPHKHEHDVDGEAQLEEVYYYRTRDPENGWALQRVYSPERDFDLDVPVRDGDICLIPWGYHTTVAAHDQDLYYLNVLAGPAPKRTLQAAEDPALAPARAKWDDLGTDPRVPFVPVRP; translated from the coding sequence ATGGTCGACCCGCAGGTGCTCAAGCACGGCGCATGGGACGTCATCACCCCGGAGATCGCCGGATGGGAGTACGTCACCTTCCAGGTGAAGACGTTCGGCGACGGCGAGACCGTCGAACTGGCAGCCGACGGCAACGAGCGGGCGTTCGTGAACCTGCACGGTGACCTCGTCCTCACCGTGGGTGGGGTCGAGTACCGCATCGGCGGCCGGGACACGGTCTTCGACGGACTCGGGCACACCCTCTACGTCCCCCGTGACACCGCCGTGACGGTCACCGCGACACCGGGTGCCGAACTCGCGATCGCGAGCGCACCGGCCACCGAGCAGCACGAGGTCGTCCTCGTCACGCCGGACGACGTCGGCTCCGCGACCCGCGGCGCCGGGAACGCGACGCGGCAGGTCTCGACGCCGATGTCGCCCGACTTCCCGGCCGACCGTCTGCACGTCGTCGAGGTGTGGACCCCCGGCGGCAACTGGTCGAGCTTCCCGCCGCACAAGCACGAGCACGACGTCGACGGCGAGGCGCAGCTCGAAGAGGTCTACTACTACCGCACCCGTGACCCGGAGAACGGGTGGGCACTCCAGCGGGTGTACAGCCCGGAGCGCGACTTCGACCTCGACGTCCCCGTCCGCGACGGTGACATCTGCCTGATCCCCTGGGGTTACCACACCACCGTGGCGGCGCACGACCAGGACCTCTACTACCTCAACGTCCTCGCCGGACCCGCGCCGAAGCGCACGCTGCAGGCCGCCGAGGACCCTGCCCTCGCTCCGGCCCGCGCCAAGTGGGACGACCTCGGCACCGACCCCCGCGTGCCGTTCGTCCCGGTCCGCCCCTGA